The genomic segment atataatgaacacactattcatataaaagcagaaattattttttatttctttgttTTGGTTTATTTCTCCATTCtgtaatttcatatataatattgtattaATTCAAttccattatataaatatatatctacaaTACATTCAACCAATTTAAGCTGTTGTGGCTGGGGCTGGTTCTTTTACTTCAGTATTTTTTGGTTTGGCACCATCggtttcttctttttctcctttatcgtttttgtttttgtagTAGAATCCAAGACCAACACCAGTACCAACAAGTAAGGCTAAAGCAGATGCTAATGAAGAGTATAATACAATGTTCTTATTTCTCTTCTTCTTCTCTATATCAGTCAATTTCTTTCCAGTAGGGGCTCCTGCATTATTATTAGATCCGGCAGCAACATAACCTGGATATACTAATTTTACTGCTATGATAgcaaagaaaaagaataaaatattagaaactttcatttttaataaaatacaaaaaggggaaattttaataaattaaaaaaaaaaaaaaaaaaaaaaaaattttttttctaaataaaatataagggGGTACGGAGAAAGGATActataaaaaagtaaaataaatattttatatatatatttatataaaaataatagaaaaagaaaaaattaattaaaattaaaaatttattaattatatattatttaaaaataatttataataatatatttttttttctaaaaaaaaaaaaaaaaattcattaatTGAAAATtcgtttcttttttttattaataaaaaaaaaattatatatattatattttttttttaaaaaaattaaaaaaaaaaaaattgttttataaatattataaaaaaataaattttaaaatataaaaataattttaaattttgaATTATTCTAAGACTTTTTCTTCAAgggttgttttttttatagttatatatcttttttataaaataaatataaaaaaaaaaaaaaaa from the Plasmodium falciparum 3D7 genome assembly, chromosome: 14 genome contains:
- a CDS encoding early transcribed membrane protein 14.1 — translated: MKVSNILFFFFAIIAVKLVYPGYVAAGSNNNAGAPTGKKLTDIEKKKRNKNIVLYSSLASALALLVGTGVGLGFYYKNKNDKGEKEETDGAKPKNTEVKEPAPATTA